In Fructilactobacillus cliffordii, a single genomic region encodes these proteins:
- a CDS encoding DivIVA domain-containing protein: MVLSAEDIHNKKFSTKMRGYNIDEVNDFLEQITKDYQILRDENESLKQDLNDTKNELTHYDDLKGSLNESILVAQDAADRVKKAANADAEKTMKEAQDKANQLLTEATQTAQAQVEAGTKQAAALALSTDDFRTQLQRFRKKLVAMLESQLQFANQSDWTELLKGADYRNFPEMESLVESLDNSEAGRVNSESNRPLSSDKYAEPTIRFYPDGQIEIL; encoded by the coding sequence ATGGTACTTTCTGCAGAAGACATTCACAATAAAAAATTTAGCACCAAGATGCGGGGTTACAACATTGACGAGGTCAACGATTTCTTGGAACAAATTACCAAGGACTACCAAATCCTACGGGATGAAAATGAATCGTTAAAGCAGGACCTTAATGATACTAAGAATGAGCTGACTCATTACGATGACCTGAAAGGGTCTTTGAATGAGTCGATTTTGGTGGCTCAAGATGCTGCCGACCGCGTGAAGAAGGCGGCAAATGCCGATGCAGAAAAGACGATGAAGGAAGCCCAGGATAAGGCGAACCAACTCCTCACCGAAGCAACGCAGACGGCGCAGGCTCAAGTCGAAGCAGGAACGAAGCAAGCCGCTGCTTTGGCCTTGAGCACTGATGACTTTCGAACGCAGTTGCAACGCTTCCGAAAGAAGCTGGTTGCTATGTTAGAGAGTCAGTTACAATTTGCTAACCAGTCCGACTGGACGGAATTACTAAAGGGCGCTGACTACCGGAACTTTCCTGAAATGGAATCATTGGTGGAAAGCCTTGACAACTCAGAAGCGGGGAGAGTAAACTCTGAAAGTAATCGACCGTTGTCATCTGACAAGTACGCGGAACCTACCATCCGTTTTTACCCAGATGGCCAGATTGAGATTCTTTAA
- the ileS gene encoding isoleucine--tRNA ligase, whose amino-acid sequence MRIKDTLNLGKTKFKMRGNLPVKELEREQVWETNQLYQQRQRLNEGKPTFVLHDGPPYANGDIHMGHAMNKITKDFIVRYKSMNGFRAPFVPGWDTHGLPIEQQLKKEGYDRKKMSTNEFRKLCHDYALKQVDRQRTEFKRLGVQGDWDNPYLTLLPEYEAAEVRVFGKMAEQGLIYKGLKPVIWSWSSESALAEAEVEYHDIESPSAFYAEKVVDGKGVLDNDNTYMVVWTTTPWTIPASEGITIAPDFDYVVVKHDDDPKQYVLAAELLDADAELFGWHDVQIVKHVQGKDLDRVLAEHPFTPDRKLVTMLGDFVTADAGTGLVHTAPGYGEDDYNIGKQYDLPIFAPVDNKGYLTEESGPDFAGVFYEDANQIALDKLKDQGQLLYYMPYEHSYPFDWRTKKPVIYRATPQWFASVTKIRQQILDSIDTVNFNPEWGQQRLYNMIRDRGDWVISRQRVWGVPLPIFYAEDGTAIMTPETIGHVADLFAKYGSDVWFERDAKDLLPDGFTSEHSPNGEFTKETDIMDVWFDSGSSHQGVLAERSDLTYPADLYLEGSDQYRGWFNSSLITSVATAGISPYKNLLSQGFTLDGKGHKMSKSQGNTIAPADVIKQMGADIVRLWVTTVDTSADVRVSMGNFKTVGDSYKKIRNTVRYLLANTSDFDPETNAVDYADLTSVDQFMLIKLNELVQNVKDAYDHYDFMAINKHLMHFITVDLSAFYLDFAKDILYIDAEDSPRRRAMQTVLYQSLVALTKLLTPIIPHTTEEIWQFCHEPEEFVQLAEMPTVHHFDNEVAIKTEWDQFMQLRKDVLKAMEAARNDKIIGKPSEAKLILYVTSKVRDLLHQLNVDVDQILMVSQLEIKPIEAAEDDVSTFGDDLAIEVEHADGKVCERCRLIKTDVGSDPDYPEFCARCAKIVRAEFPETATTEFDA is encoded by the coding sequence ATGCGGATCAAAGACACTCTGAACCTGGGTAAAACCAAGTTCAAAATGCGCGGGAACCTACCGGTTAAAGAGCTCGAACGCGAGCAAGTGTGGGAAACCAACCAACTGTACCAACAACGTCAACGCTTAAACGAAGGAAAGCCCACGTTTGTGCTTCACGATGGGCCTCCCTATGCGAACGGTGACATTCACATGGGCCACGCGATGAACAAGATTACCAAAGACTTCATCGTGCGTTACAAGTCTATGAACGGGTTTCGGGCTCCGTTTGTGCCCGGTTGGGATACCCACGGGTTACCAATTGAACAACAACTGAAAAAAGAAGGTTACGACCGCAAGAAGATGTCGACCAATGAATTTCGGAAACTGTGCCATGACTATGCTTTAAAGCAAGTGGACCGGCAACGAACGGAATTCAAACGGCTCGGAGTGCAAGGGGATTGGGACAATCCATACCTGACTCTCTTACCAGAATACGAAGCTGCTGAAGTGCGGGTCTTTGGCAAGATGGCCGAACAGGGCTTGATCTACAAGGGGCTTAAACCAGTGATCTGGTCCTGGTCATCTGAATCAGCCCTCGCCGAAGCCGAAGTGGAATACCACGACATTGAATCACCATCGGCTTTCTACGCTGAAAAGGTGGTTGACGGCAAAGGCGTCCTCGATAACGACAACACCTACATGGTAGTTTGGACCACGACCCCATGGACGATTCCAGCTTCAGAGGGAATCACGATTGCTCCCGATTTTGACTACGTGGTGGTTAAACACGACGATGATCCCAAGCAATATGTCCTGGCAGCGGAATTACTTGATGCCGATGCGGAATTATTTGGCTGGCACGACGTCCAAATCGTTAAACACGTACAAGGAAAAGACTTGGATCGCGTCCTCGCCGAACATCCTTTCACACCGGACCGCAAGTTAGTCACAATGCTGGGCGACTTCGTAACCGCCGACGCCGGAACTGGATTAGTCCACACCGCGCCCGGTTATGGGGAAGATGACTACAACATTGGGAAGCAATACGACTTACCGATCTTTGCTCCCGTTGATAACAAGGGGTACCTGACCGAAGAATCCGGTCCAGACTTTGCGGGCGTCTTTTATGAAGATGCGAACCAAATTGCCTTGGACAAGTTGAAAGACCAGGGACAACTGTTATACTACATGCCATACGAACACAGTTATCCGTTTGACTGGCGGACCAAGAAGCCGGTCATTTACCGAGCCACACCGCAGTGGTTTGCTTCGGTAACGAAGATTCGGCAACAAATCCTGGATTCCATCGATACGGTTAACTTTAACCCCGAATGGGGGCAACAACGTCTCTACAACATGATTCGCGATCGGGGTGACTGGGTCATCTCCCGGCAACGGGTCTGGGGAGTTCCGTTGCCAATCTTCTACGCAGAAGACGGGACCGCCATCATGACGCCCGAAACGATTGGCCACGTGGCGGACTTATTTGCCAAGTACGGTTCGGATGTGTGGTTTGAACGTGACGCCAAGGACTTGTTACCAGACGGCTTTACCAGTGAACACTCACCGAACGGGGAATTCACCAAGGAAACTGACATCATGGACGTGTGGTTCGACTCTGGTTCCTCACATCAAGGAGTCCTCGCCGAACGATCTGATTTAACCTACCCAGCTGATCTGTACTTGGAAGGTTCTGACCAGTATCGGGGTTGGTTCAACTCCAGTCTAATCACTAGCGTGGCCACGGCGGGAATTTCACCTTACAAGAACCTGCTGTCTCAAGGTTTTACCCTGGACGGTAAGGGTCACAAGATGAGTAAGTCACAGGGGAATACGATTGCGCCGGCGGACGTTATCAAGCAAATGGGAGCAGACATTGTCCGGCTTTGGGTTACGACCGTTGATACCTCTGCTGACGTTCGGGTTTCCATGGGGAACTTCAAGACGGTTGGAGACAGCTACAAGAAGATTCGGAACACGGTTCGCTACCTGTTAGCCAACACCAGTGACTTTGATCCAGAAACCAACGCGGTGGACTACGCTGATTTAACTTCGGTTGATCAGTTCATGTTAATCAAGTTAAACGAGTTGGTACAAAACGTGAAAGATGCTTACGACCACTACGATTTCATGGCCATCAACAAGCACTTGATGCACTTCATCACGGTCGATCTGTCCGCATTCTACCTGGACTTTGCTAAGGACATCTTGTACATTGATGCCGAAGATAGTCCCCGGCGCCGGGCGATGCAAACGGTGTTGTACCAATCCTTAGTAGCTCTAACGAAGTTGCTGACCCCGATTATCCCACACACAACCGAAGAAATTTGGCAATTCTGTCACGAACCAGAAGAATTCGTGCAACTAGCCGAAATGCCAACGGTGCACCACTTCGATAACGAAGTGGCAATCAAAACGGAATGGGATCAGTTCATGCAACTGCGTAAGGACGTCTTAAAGGCGATGGAAGCTGCCCGGAATGACAAGATCATCGGGAAGCCGTCCGAAGCTAAGTTAATCCTCTACGTAACATCAAAGGTCAGGGATCTCTTACACCAATTAAACGTGGATGTGGACCAAATTTTGATGGTTTCGCAGCTAGAAATCAAGCCGATTGAAGCTGCCGAAGACGATGTTTCCACCTTTGGGGATGACCTCGCCATTGAAGTAGAACATGCTGATGGGAAGGTTTGTGAACGGTGCCGGTTGATTAAAACTGATGTCGGCAGCGATCCGGATTATCCGGAGTTCTGTGCTCGGTGTGCTAAAATCGTGCGGGCTGAATTCCCAGAAACAGCGACAACTGAATTTGACGCCTAA
- a CDS encoding cold-shock protein gives MQGKIKQYDQSRGFGYLVDDEGQEIFMHITGIIQGNPKLIHAGDPVEFVIAPGKNGPQAAKIRLAR, from the coding sequence ATGCAAGGAAAGATTAAGCAGTACGACCAGAGCCGGGGCTTTGGCTACCTGGTGGATGACGAAGGCCAAGAGATTTTTATGCACATTACGGGCATCATCCAGGGGAATCCGAAGTTAATTCATGCCGGCGATCCGGTGGAATTTGTGATTGCTCCCGGTAAAAACGGCCCGCAAGCAGCTAAGATTCGTTTAGCCCGGTAA
- a CDS encoding NUDIX hydrolase — translation MTDNELKETEIKSDLKYDGEIIRVEQETVRLANGETAHRDVVHHAPAVGMLVITADDKMVLEKQWREPAKAVMVEIPAGKLDDRDRGNEIHAVQRELNEEIRYQAGKIEPLYSFYSSCGFTDEYMYLYLATDLTPVTDELPRDDGEFLEIGEYTLEEAKAMVQAGTIEDAKTIMAIQAWELMKK, via the coding sequence ATGACCGACAATGAATTAAAAGAAACCGAAATCAAAAGTGACCTCAAGTACGACGGCGAAATCATCCGGGTCGAACAGGAAACGGTGCGACTCGCAAACGGCGAAACTGCGCACCGCGACGTGGTTCACCACGCCCCGGCCGTGGGGATGTTAGTCATCACCGCGGACGACAAGATGGTGCTGGAGAAGCAGTGGCGCGAACCCGCTAAGGCGGTCATGGTGGAAATTCCGGCCGGTAAGCTCGATGACCGCGACCGCGGTAACGAAATCCACGCGGTCCAACGGGAGTTAAACGAAGAAATTCGGTACCAAGCTGGTAAGATTGAACCCCTTTATTCGTTTTATTCATCATGTGGGTTCACCGATGAATACATGTACCTGTACTTAGCCACCGATTTGACTCCCGTGACCGACGAATTACCGCGTGATGACGGCGAATTTTTGGAAATTGGCGAGTACACTCTAGAAGAAGCCAAGGCAATGGTACAAGCCGGAACGATTGAGGATGCCAAGACGATCATGGCGATTCAAGCCTGGGAATTAATGAAAAAGTAG
- a CDS encoding 5'-methylthioadenosine/adenosylhomocysteine nucleosidase gives MKTFGIICAMDEELKELKEALTNEQTTTVGAVDFYIGKISGQQVILVKSGIGKVEAGITAALLMTNFQVDVLIHSGSAAGIGESLQVGDIVISTETAYHDVDCTADGEVFGQLPNQPARFPASKTWGDRIATASADQGLNVHHGLIVTGDQFIAGKDMIANILKHFPDALAGEMEGAAVGQVAHQFDVPYVVVRAMSDTGDENASQSFEEFVVAAGRQSAEMLLRLFANTNAA, from the coding sequence ATGAAAACGTTTGGAATTATTTGTGCAATGGACGAAGAACTCAAGGAACTTAAGGAGGCTCTGACGAACGAGCAAACGACTACGGTCGGCGCGGTCGATTTTTACATTGGTAAAATCAGTGGGCAACAGGTGATCCTAGTGAAATCTGGAATTGGAAAGGTCGAAGCTGGCATCACGGCCGCCTTACTAATGACCAACTTCCAAGTTGATGTTCTGATTCACTCGGGATCCGCTGCTGGAATCGGGGAAAGTCTCCAAGTTGGTGACATTGTGATTTCGACGGAAACGGCTTACCACGACGTAGACTGTACCGCGGATGGTGAAGTCTTTGGTCAGTTACCAAACCAACCAGCGCGTTTCCCGGCCTCCAAAACTTGGGGTGATCGGATTGCGACCGCTTCAGCGGATCAAGGTTTGAACGTCCACCACGGTTTGATTGTGACCGGGGACCAGTTCATCGCCGGCAAGGACATGATTGCGAACATCTTAAAGCATTTCCCGGATGCCTTAGCAGGGGAAATGGAAGGCGCTGCGGTTGGCCAAGTCGCCCACCAGTTTGACGTTCCGTACGTGGTGGTTAGAGCAATGTCTGATACCGGTGACGAAAACGCCAGCCAGAGTTTTGAAGAATTCGTGGTGGCAGCCGGACGGCAGTCGGCCGAAATGCTACTCCGGTTGTTTGCCAATACCAACGCGGCGTAA
- a CDS encoding cysteine desulfurase family protein: MSEIYLDHAATTPISAPVLAELTKQYQNTFGNPSTLYQLGRQANQVLEDSRHVMAASINAQDNEIVFTSGGTESDNTAIIRTAEARQDLGKHLITTAIEHEAVLKPMHYLEQHGYRVTYLPVDEHGTIRMADLEAALDDETTLVSIMSVNNEVGSMMPIHEIGELLKDHQAWFHTDAVQAYGLEDIDVELDHIDLLSTSAHKLYGPKLLGFLYRRSDLKFPSYIMGGDQEDKRRAGTQNVPAIAGFATAVQQLPAAQKQELRDRFRGFRDQILTGFADYEILVHVNGPEAGAGSPHVLNLWFPGTSTYVLQNNLDLDGIAVSGGSACTAGNLEPSHVLTAMFGKDSPRLSESIRVSFGKDTTEAEIDQFVTTTSKIIHRLAERRKS, encoded by the coding sequence ATGAGCGAAATTTACTTAGATCACGCAGCGACGACGCCGATTTCTGCGCCCGTTCTCGCCGAATTAACCAAGCAATACCAAAATACGTTTGGCAATCCGTCGACGCTGTACCAACTGGGTCGGCAGGCCAACCAGGTGTTGGAGGATAGCCGGCATGTGATGGCGGCCAGTATCAATGCCCAGGACAATGAGATTGTCTTCACCAGTGGTGGAACAGAAAGCGACAACACCGCCATCATTCGGACGGCGGAAGCTCGTCAGGACTTGGGAAAGCACCTGATCACCACCGCGATTGAACACGAAGCGGTTTTAAAGCCGATGCACTACCTGGAACAACACGGGTACCGGGTGACCTATCTTCCCGTCGACGAACATGGGACAATTCGGATGGCCGATTTGGAAGCTGCTCTCGATGATGAAACCACGTTAGTTTCGATCATGAGTGTTAATAACGAGGTCGGCAGTATGATGCCAATCCATGAGATTGGGGAATTACTAAAGGATCACCAAGCCTGGTTTCACACGGATGCTGTGCAGGCCTATGGATTAGAAGACATCGACGTGGAACTCGACCACATCGACCTGCTGTCGACGTCGGCGCACAAACTGTACGGACCCAAATTACTGGGCTTTCTCTACCGGCGGTCCGACCTGAAGTTTCCTAGTTACATCATGGGGGGAGACCAGGAAGACAAACGCCGAGCGGGAACCCAGAATGTGCCGGCAATTGCCGGCTTTGCGACGGCGGTGCAACAATTGCCAGCTGCCCAGAAACAGGAACTGCGGGACCGCTTTCGTGGGTTTCGCGACCAAATTCTGACCGGGTTTGCTGACTATGAGATTCTAGTCCACGTCAACGGACCCGAAGCCGGGGCAGGATCTCCACACGTCCTGAATCTTTGGTTCCCCGGGACGTCAACCTACGTCTTACAGAATAACCTTGATTTAGATGGAATCGCAGTGTCCGGGGGATCCGCCTGCACCGCGGGGAATCTTGAACCGTCGCACGTTCTGACTGCCATGTTTGGCAAGGACAGTCCGCGACTTTCTGAATCAATCCGGGTGAGCTTTGGAAAAGACACAACGGAAGCTGAAATTGACCAGTTCGTAACCACGACCAGCAAAATTATTCACAGACTAGCAGAGCGGAGGAAGAGCTAA